The nucleotide sequence GCCGCCGCCGTCGACACCGAGCCTGACGAATTCCTCTATCACGAAGACGGTTTCAAGCGGAAAAAGATCGTGGACGTGTTGCGGGAGTCGCTGCAGAACGTGCCGCACCGATCACCGCGGCGGCCGTGGTTGGAACCGCTGGACGACCCCGAGCCGGTCGACGCTCTGGTCGCCGGCTACCGGGGCAAGCCATGGCATGCCGACTACGGTCAGAACTCGGGACTGACTTTTCCGGTGGGCGTGATGGATATCCCCGAGGAATCCAAGCAGGTCGTGTACGCCATTGATGCGCTGCGCAGCAACATCATCGTGGTCGGCGCCAAACAGTGCGGCAAGACGACCACGTTGATGACCCTGATGTGTTCTGCGGCAACGATGTACAGCCCGTCGAGGGTGACGTTCTTCTGCGTCGGGGGTGCGACCTTGGCCCAGGTTGCCTCGCTGCCGCACGTCACCGACATTGTGTCGCCGAAGGACTACGAAGGCATCGAGCGCATCCTGAGCAGCATGGACGCGCTGATCGATGCGCGCGAAAATGCGTTCCGGCAAGCCAAGATTGACCTCGACGGATTTCGCGAGCGGCGATTCGGGCCAGGCAGTGACGGGTTGGGCGGCACCGATCCCAATGACCCGTTCGGCGACGTCTTCGTGGTGCTCGACGACTACGACGGCCTCTACGCGATGGACAACCTGCTGGGCGATCGCATCATCTCGCTGAGTAGCCGCGGCCCCGAGTACGGGGTGCACGTGATGTGTAGCGCCGGAGGCTGGATTCACGGACAAAGACAGAGCCTGCTGCAGAATGTGACCGCGCGAATCCAGTTGCGGTTGGCCGATCCCAGCGAGAGCCAGATGGGCCACTCGTCGCTCGAGTCACGGGAAGCGGCTCGGCGGACGTTGAACCGTCCCGGCTTCGGTTTGACCGACAGCCTCCACGAGCTGCGGGTGGGTGTGCCGGTGTTGGTCAACCCTGACACCGGCATGCCGCTCGAGGTTACCGACGTCGGCGCGCGCGTCGCCGAGGTCGCCGGGGTGACCAAGCATGCCAACCTGCAGCGGCTGCCGCAGCGCGTGGAACTACAGGCGATCCTCACGCACGAAGCGGCGCACCCCCGCGGTGATGAGCTGTCGATCGCCTTCGCGATCGGCGAACGGCACCAACTGGGTCCGGTTCCCATCGGTCTCCGGGAAAGCCCGGGAATGGTGATTCTGGGCCGGCAGGGCTGCGGCAAGACGACCGCGCTGATGGCCATTGGTGAGGCGATCATGAGCCGGTTCAGCCCGCAGGAGGCCCAACTCACGCTGATCGACCCCAAAACGGCCGCGCACGGGCTGAGAGATCTGCACGGTCCGGGCTACGTCCGTGCCTACGCCTACGACCAAGACGAGATCGACGAGGTGATAACCCAACTGGCCCAACAGATCTTGTTGCCGCGGCTCCCTCCCAAGGGTTTGAGCCAGGAGGAGCTGCGCGCCCTCAAGCCGTGGGAGGGATCCCGGCATTTCGTTCTCATCGACGACGTGCAGGATCTGCGCAAGGAGCAGAGTTACCCGGCTAAGCCGCCGGTGGGCGCGGCGCTGTGGATGCTGATGGAACGCGCCCGACAGATCGGTCTGCACGTGTTCATGACGCGCAATAGCGCGAATTTTGCGACGCTGCAAATGGATCCGTGGATCAGGTTCCAGACTTCAGCGAAGGTAGCCCAGCTGTACATGGACAACGATCCGCAAAACAGAATCAATCGGTTGGTCCGCGCTCAAGCGCTGCCGCCGGGGAGGGGTCTGCTGCTCAGCGCGGACGAAGCGGTCGAGGGAGTTTTGGTGGGGATGCCGTCGACCGGGCGTGGTGGCGACAGCCCGTAGGCGGTTCATGAAGTATCAGCGGTGATAGCGCATTTGAAAGTCACCTATGGGTCGGCGGACGGTGCTCAAGCGACGCACGCGTTCAGCGCCCCGGACCCGGAGGCCCGGCGAAGGCCTGCGCAATCGTCAGCCAGTGCTGCGCGTCGGCGCCCTCGGCCGTGATGTCTAAGGTGGCCAGCGGGCGGCGTTGAGTGACCAGGAAACAGAAGTCCTCGGCCAACCCCGTCACGCGTTGCGCCGCATCCGACGGTCCCCAGGACCAGACATCGCCGGAAGGCCCGCGCAGCTCGACCAGGAATGGCTCGCTCGGCGGAGTCAGGTTGTTGACGACGAACGCGTAGTCCCGGGTCCGCACGCCGATGTGCGCGATGGACCGCAGCCGGTCGGTGGCGGGCCGTTGCACGCCGAGGGCGTCGGCGACGTCGAGCCCGTGCGCCCAGGTCTCCATCAGCCGCGCGGTGGCCATCGACGCCGCGCTCATCGGCGGGCCGAACCACGGCAGTTTGCGGCCGTCGGCAACCGTCAGCAGCGCGTCGTGCAGGCGCGCGCGGGTCTCCCGCCAGTCGGCGAGCAGCTCGGCCGGCGGTACCGACGCCAGCTCCTCGGCGCCCGCGTCGACGAAACCACCCGGGTCGGTCGCCGCCGCGGCCAACGTCGAGGCGAACCCGGCCTCGTCGGTGATCGACAGCAGCGCGACCCGGTCGGTCCACAACAGGTGCCCGACCTGGTGGGCGATGGTCCAGCCCGGCGCGGGCGTCGGAGCGGCCCAGCGGTCCGGTGCAAGCGCCGCCACCAACGCGTCCAGGTCGTCGCTTTCGGCGCGCAGGTCAGCCACCACGGGTCCGGGTCCAGCCATCATTGCCTCGCAGGTTGTCGGCGCGCCGAGCGCATGAAGGTGGTGTGGGCCAGCAGGCCGATCACATACAGCACCGACCCGGCCACCACGAACGCGGGCGCGCGGCCGTCGTCGGGAATCAGGGTCGCGGCCACGGTGATCGCGGCGATGAACATCACCCAGAACAGCGCATCCTGCACGGCGAAGACGTGCCCCCGCAGCGCGTCGTCGACGTCCATCTGGATCGCGGAATCGGCGCACAGCTTGATCACCTGGCCGGAGATGCCGAGGAAAAAGCTGCACACCACCATGATCTGGAGTACCAGTCCGGCGGCCGCGACCTGGATGACCGCCGAGGCTAGCAGCGCGCCGTTGGCCGTGGCATAGCGCCCCCAGCGCCGCACCGACACCGGCGTCAACACCGTGGCCAGGAAGGCGCCCAGGCCCGACGCACCGAAAAACAGCAGCGCGGTGCCCAGCCCGCCGATCGCGGGATCTCGCAAATGGTGGACCAGCACCAGCATCACCAGCGAGTTGATCCCCACCACCATGCGGTGCGCGGCCAGGCCGGACAACGTGGCGGCAACGGTCGGGCGTTGCAGCACCGTGCGCGCCCCGTGCAGCCAGCCCATGATCACCGCGTAGGCCACCGACCCATGGATCGCGCGACGGGAGTCGTCGGGGCCCAGCACGCCGGGGCCAAAGCGCCAGGCCAGCAGCAATGCGATCAGTACCGGGATCGCGACGAGGAAGACGATCACCGAGGAGCCGCGGTCGCCCGCCCCGACGATCCAGCGCGGCACGAGCATGAAGTTGGCGCCCAGGAACGCCATGACGGCGCCGGTCGCGGTGGCCACCGAGTTCATCGTGACCACCTCGTCGCGGGGTACCACGTCGGGCAGCGCCGCCGCCAGGCCGGACATGACGAACCGCGACAGGCCGTTGGTGAGAAGCGCCGCGATCAGCAGCGGCAGTTCGCCGGCCCCGACGGCCA is from Mycobacterium conspicuum and encodes:
- a CDS encoding MFS transporter → MHARAPVHLWRLVRSMPDFWRLLQVRMASQFGEGLFQAALAGALLFNPDRAADPMAIAGAFTVLFLPYSLLGPFAGALMDRWDRRLVIVGANAGRAVLVAVIGVILAVGAGELPLLIAALLTNGLSRFVMSGLAAALPDVVPRDEVVTMNSVATATGAVMAFLGANFMLVPRWIVGAGDRGSSVIVFLVAIPVLIALLLAWRFGPGVLGPDDSRRAIHGSVAYAVIMGWLHGARTVLQRPTVAATLSGLAAHRMVVGINSLVMLVLVHHLRDPAIGGLGTALLFFGASGLGAFLATVLTPVSVRRWGRYATANGALLASAVIQVAAAGLVLQIMVVCSFFLGISGQVIKLCADSAIQMDVDDALRGHVFAVQDALFWVMFIAAITVAATLIPDDGRAPAFVVAGSVLYVIGLLAHTTFMRSARRQPARQ
- a CDS encoding TIGR03084 family metal-binding protein, which codes for MAGPGPVVADLRAESDDLDALVAALAPDRWAAPTPAPGWTIAHQVGHLLWTDRVALLSITDEAGFASTLAAAATDPGGFVDAGAEELASVPPAELLADWRETRARLHDALLTVADGRKLPWFGPPMSAASMATARLMETWAHGLDVADALGVQRPATDRLRSIAHIGVRTRDYAFVVNNLTPPSEPFLVELRGPSGDVWSWGPSDAAQRVTGLAEDFCFLVTQRRPLATLDITAEGADAQHWLTIAQAFAGPPGPGR